One part of the Pseudomonadota bacterium genome encodes these proteins:
- a CDS encoding general secretion pathway protein GspK, producing the protein MIIIVVLGVLAILMTLVTNLAGEATYASQMMATIRAQDRSYYVAQSAVRAVLPLLPSSSESAHTLQDPWAIGAPPLEIDGNLVEVKITDEERFYNPNAMIGKDGQVDDDQVKVFRRLVKQLGQRDDEVVNPILDWIDADSNRRLPGGAEALDYGERLPKNAPLDSIDEILQVKGIPPTLLRGSGASPSPGAARAFQSGGIEKYGLSPLITVHSNGKVNINTAPPAVLQALAENLDSGLVKAIIDHRERTPFKRLDDLLEVPGVTRDHIYFLKKVADVKSETWQIKAEVGAATGSYTLEGPPDTTLIARYRGSGRGIKPLTWNLEESGSDVTDPTSDRSASPRGASPSPSPSMPGRSSTPAQPTGNQSTQRF; encoded by the coding sequence ATGATCATCATCGTGGTGCTAGGCGTTCTAGCCATCTTGATGACGCTGGTGACCAACCTGGCGGGCGAGGCCACCTACGCGAGCCAGATGATGGCCACCATCCGCGCCCAGGACCGCTCGTACTACGTGGCGCAATCGGCGGTGCGCGCCGTGCTGCCCCTGCTGCCGTCGTCGAGTGAGAGCGCCCACACCCTGCAAGACCCCTGGGCCATCGGAGCGCCCCCGCTCGAGATCGACGGCAATCTCGTGGAGGTGAAGATCACCGACGAGGAGCGCTTCTACAACCCGAACGCCATGATCGGCAAGGACGGACAGGTCGACGATGACCAGGTGAAGGTCTTCCGCCGCCTGGTCAAGCAGCTGGGGCAGCGGGATGACGAGGTCGTGAACCCCATTCTCGACTGGATCGACGCCGACTCGAACCGGCGCCTGCCGGGCGGTGCGGAGGCGCTCGACTACGGAGAGCGCCTCCCCAAGAATGCCCCCCTCGACAGCATCGACGAGATACTGCAGGTCAAGGGCATCCCCCCCACGCTGCTGCGCGGCAGCGGAGCCTCTCCCTCGCCGGGGGCAGCCCGCGCGTTTCAGAGCGGCGGGATCGAGAAGTATGGACTGTCACCGCTCATCACCGTGCACTCGAACGGCAAGGTCAACATCAACACCGCCCCTCCCGCCGTGCTGCAGGCCCTGGCCGAGAACCTCGACAGCGGTCTCGTGAAGGCCATCATCGACCATCGCGAGCGGACGCCGTTCAAGAGGCTCGACGACCTCCTCGAGGTCCCGGGTGTCACGCGCGATCACATCTACTTCCTCAAGAAGGTGGCCGATGTGAAGAGCGAGACCTGGCAGATCAAGGCAGAAGTGGGCGCCGCAACAGGCAGCTACACCCTCGAAGGCCCACCGGACACCACCCTCATCGCGCGCTACAGGGGGAGCGGGAGAGGAATCAAGCCGCTCACATGGAACCTGGAGGAGAGCGGAAGCGACGTCACCGATCCCACCTCAGACCGCAGCGCATCGCCGCGCGGCGCGAGTCCCTCGCCTTCCCCGTCGATGCCGGGCCGATC